The following proteins are co-located in the Pedobacter frigiditerrae genome:
- a CDS encoding FAD-dependent oxidoreductase, giving the protein MTIPSSILPLPSSINKGNVTIIGAGIIGLCSAYYLLKEGFKVTLLEQGDLINNCSSGNAGMIVPSHFVPLAAPGMISKGIKWMFDSKSPFYVKPSLNPALISWGLKFWKYSNQNHVDISAEPLRDLHLLSKQLYDDLAKEPTLDFGLEKKGILMLYKSQAAGDEEIHLAKKAQSLGLDVEPLTPAQTQDLEPDTALDILGSVHYRCDAHLSPSDLVQQLVAYLRKNEVEIVTNCKVTGFETNAGKITAIKTTNQTYTPDLVVMTGGAWLPELAKKADLNIPIMPGKGYSFMVDPNGQQIHHPSLLLEARVAVTPMNGQIRFGGTMEIAPMNDKVNMNRVEGIVNSIPNYYPDYQVPIPQIDKIWYGFRPCSPDGLPYIGFTQKLKNLIIAGGHGMMGVSLAPATGKLVAELAVGSKLSVGVEVYKPDRFG; this is encoded by the coding sequence ATGACAATTCCATCTTCCATTTTACCTCTTCCATCTTCCATCAATAAAGGCAACGTTACCATCATTGGTGCTGGTATTATTGGGCTTTGCTCGGCTTATTATTTGCTAAAAGAAGGCTTTAAGGTTACTTTGTTAGAGCAAGGCGATTTAATTAATAATTGTTCGTCTGGCAACGCAGGAATGATTGTGCCTAGCCACTTTGTGCCATTAGCTGCACCGGGAATGATTAGTAAGGGCATCAAATGGATGTTTGATAGCAAAAGTCCTTTTTATGTAAAGCCATCTTTAAATCCAGCTTTAATTTCTTGGGGATTGAAGTTCTGGAAATACTCTAACCAAAATCATGTAGATATATCGGCCGAACCTTTAAGAGATTTACATTTGCTGAGCAAACAACTGTATGATGATTTAGCAAAAGAACCAACGTTAGATTTTGGTCTAGAGAAAAAAGGGATTTTGATGTTGTATAAAAGTCAGGCCGCTGGCGATGAGGAAATCCATTTAGCTAAAAAAGCGCAAAGTTTAGGCTTAGATGTAGAACCGCTAACACCAGCACAAACACAAGATTTAGAGCCAGATACAGCATTAGATATTTTAGGTTCAGTTCATTACAGGTGTGATGCACATTTGTCGCCAAGCGATTTAGTACAACAATTAGTTGCTTATTTAAGGAAAAACGAAGTAGAAATTGTTACTAATTGCAAGGTGACAGGCTTTGAAACAAATGCAGGGAAAATCACGGCCATTAAAACCACCAACCAAACATATACGCCAGATTTAGTAGTCATGACTGGTGGGGCTTGGTTGCCAGAATTGGCTAAAAAGGCAGATTTAAATATTCCAATTATGCCAGGAAAGGGTTATTCCTTCATGGTAGATCCAAATGGACAGCAAATTCATCATCCATCTTTATTGTTAGAAGCAAGAGTTGCGGTAACACCTATGAATGGTCAAATTCGTTTTGGTGGCACTATGGAGATTGCGCCAATGAATGATAAGGTAAATATGAATAGGGTAGAAGGAATTGTCAATTCAATACCTAATTATTATCCAGATTATCAAGTTCCAATTCCTCAGATTGATAAAATTTGGTATGGCTTTAGGCCATGTTCACCTGATGGCTTACCTTATATTGGTTTCACGCAGAAACTGAAAAATTTGATTATCGCTGGCGGTCACGGGATGATGGGGGTTAGTTTAGCGCCAGCAACAGGTAAACTGGTGGCAGAATTAGCGGTTGGAAGCAAATTGTCTGTAGGAGTTGAGGTATATAAGCCTGATAGGTTTGGTTAG